One Streptomyces coeruleorubidus DNA segment encodes these proteins:
- a CDS encoding TVP38/TMEM64 family protein, whose translation MLDATTRSGGTATASPRATSTELAVAASPATTALPDVSTGFAARCTRVLLSPWSRLSLLVALLAAGACGVLLFEPQRLLTQGWPPQLGGAMAALVFAVAYGVCTVAFVPRPLLNLAAGALFGSQLGIGVALAGTVLGAGIAFCLGRALGQDALRPLLRGRWLKAADGQLSRHGFRSMLAVRLFPGVPFWAANYCASFSRMGLLPFLLATGLGSIPNTAAYVVAGARASAPTSPAFLIALACIALPALAGVVLAWRKRHSLRRL comes from the coding sequence ATGCTCGATGCCACCACCCGCTCTGGGGGCACCGCCACGGCCTCTCCCCGGGCCACCTCCACGGAGCTCGCCGTCGCCGCTTCCCCGGCAACGACCGCCCTGCCCGACGTATCAACCGGTTTCGCCGCCCGCTGCACGAGAGTTCTGCTCTCTCCGTGGTCTCGGCTTTCCCTGCTCGTCGCCCTGCTCGCCGCGGGCGCGTGCGGGGTGCTGCTGTTCGAGCCGCAGCGGCTGCTGACGCAGGGCTGGCCGCCACAGCTCGGCGGAGCCATGGCGGCGCTGGTGTTCGCGGTCGCGTACGGCGTGTGCACCGTGGCGTTCGTGCCGAGGCCGCTGCTGAACCTCGCGGCGGGGGCGCTGTTCGGTTCGCAGCTGGGCATCGGCGTGGCGCTGGCGGGCACGGTGCTCGGTGCCGGGATCGCCTTCTGCCTGGGCCGGGCGCTGGGCCAGGACGCCCTGCGGCCGCTGCTGCGCGGGCGCTGGCTGAAGGCCGCGGACGGCCAGCTCAGCCGGCACGGCTTCCGCTCGATGCTGGCGGTGCGGCTCTTCCCAGGTGTGCCGTTCTGGGCCGCGAACTACTGCGCCTCCTTCTCCCGCATGGGCCTGCTGCCGTTCCTGCTGGCCACGGGCCTCGGCTCGATCCCGAACACCGCCGCGTACGTCGTCGCCGGCGCCCGCGCCTCCGCCCCGACGTCCCCCGCCTTCCTGATCGCCCTGGCCTGCATCGCCCTGCCCGCGCTGGCGGGCGTGGTACTGGCCTGGCGCAAGCGGCACAGCCTGCGCCGGCTCTGA
- the tuf gene encoding elongation factor Tu, translating into MSKTAYVRTKPHLNIGTMGHVDHGKTTLTAAITKVLAERGTGTFVPFDRIDRAPEEAARGITINIAHVEYETDTRHYAHVDMPGHADYVKNMVTGAAQLDGAILVVSALDGIMPQTAEHVLLARQVGVDHIVVALNKADAGDEELTDLVELEVRDLLTAHGYGGDSVPVVRVSGLKALEGDPRWTASIEALLDAVDTYVPMPERYLDAPFLLSVENVLTITGRGTVVTGAVERGVVRVGDKVEVLGALVETVVTGLETFGKPMEEAQAGDNVALLLRGVPRDAVRRGHVVAAPGSVVPSRRFTARVYVLSAREGGRTTAVSSGYRPQFYIRTADVVGDVDLGEVAVARPGDTVVMTVELGREVPLEPGLGFAIREGGRTVGAGTVTVVG; encoded by the coding sequence ATGTCCAAGACGGCCTACGTCCGCACGAAACCGCACCTCAACATCGGCACGATGGGTCATGTCGACCACGGCAAGACCACCCTGACGGCCGCCATCACCAAGGTCCTCGCCGAGCGCGGCACCGGCACCTTCGTGCCGTTCGACCGGATCGACCGGGCGCCCGAGGAGGCGGCGCGCGGCATCACCATCAACATCGCGCACGTCGAGTACGAGACCGACACGCGGCACTACGCGCACGTCGACATGCCGGGCCATGCCGACTACGTCAAGAACATGGTCACCGGCGCCGCGCAGCTCGACGGGGCGATCCTCGTCGTCTCCGCGCTCGACGGGATCATGCCGCAGACCGCCGAACACGTGCTGCTCGCCCGGCAGGTGGGCGTCGACCACATCGTGGTCGCCCTCAACAAGGCCGACGCGGGCGACGAGGAGTTGACCGACCTGGTCGAGCTGGAGGTGCGCGACCTGCTCACCGCGCACGGCTACGGCGGTGACTCCGTACCCGTCGTACGGGTCTCGGGGCTGAAGGCGCTGGAGGGGGACCCGCGCTGGACGGCGTCCATCGAGGCGCTGCTCGACGCCGTGGACACGTATGTGCCGATGCCGGAGCGGTATCTGGACGCGCCGTTCCTGCTGTCCGTGGAGAACGTGCTGACCATCACCGGGCGGGGGACCGTGGTGACCGGTGCGGTGGAGCGGGGCGTGGTGCGGGTCGGGGACAAGGTCGAGGTGCTCGGGGCTCTTGTCGAGACGGTGGTCACGGGGCTGGAGACCTTCGGCAAGCCGATGGAGGAGGCCCAGGCCGGGGACAACGTGGCGCTGCTGCTGCGGGGGGTTCCACGGGACGCCGTCCGGCGGGGGCATGTGGTGGCTGCGCCGGGGAGTGTGGTGCCGAGTCGTCGCTTCACGGCGCGGGTGTACGTGCTGTCCGCGCGTGAGGGCGGGCGTACGACGGCTGTCTCCAGCGGGTATCGGCCGCAGTTCTACATCCGTACGGCGGACGTGGTGGGGGACGTCGACCTCGGTGAGGTGGCTGTGGCACGGCCCGGGGACACGGTGGTCATGACTGTGGAGCTGGGTCGGGAGGTGCCGTTGGAGCCGGGGCTCGGGTTCGCCATTCGTGAGGGCGGGCGGACGGTGGGGGCCGGGACCGTGACCGTGGTGGGGTGA